The Torulaspora delbrueckii CBS 1146 chromosome 1, complete genome DNA segment AGTAGATAAATTGGTACTGGTATACTTCAATAGACCAAATACCAAGAACAACAACCTGCAACGAGCAATAGATCGCCTAGCAACGGCGTGATCGACACACCTCGAGCTCTAGGTCCCGAGCCATTTAGCTGCTAAAACTCTCGGAAGGCCTTGTGACCCGGACGGTGCGGCGCTACCAGTCAAGCTGTAGAATAATACACTCTCTATGACCACTTCTTCAGTCTATTGAATACACTGCGAGCCGGGCAGGGTTTAATTGGCGCTATTTAGATGTGGTTGTGATTTatgaaaacttttcagcCTTCCCGGAGCTCAATTGGTGAGATTTTAGTGGTCAAGAAGTACCGGCTGTTAAAATCGGTCTGTAGGGCTGCCAAGAACCGGGAATTGAGTCTCGGCTCGCTATATTGTGCTCTTTTAACGTTAAGAGTCACAACTCTAGATTGCGAAAATTAAataatattgaaaaattatttaAAAATTCAATGGGACAAGCGGCAGACATgcattgatctcttcatgATTTGCTGTTCTCTTGGTATTGAGGGTATTTGAGCTTGCCTAtgtgttgttgttgcaattgattgtaATGCTATGGTTTGGCAAGTCTAGGATTGGTTAATCGTTTATCTTTTGAGAGATATGTTGTTAATATATACTCGCAAATGATTCTGTAAATCAGATCCAATAAAGACAAAACGATCAATAATGCCTAGATAAGTAGTCTTCGAATCACAGAATCACATGAATTTTTATAACTTGTATTCGATCTAGAAGCTTTCTTGTAAGCCATTTCTCGTATAACGAACGTTATTTCTCTAACATAGCTCACTCAATTTTCCAGTCAGTAAGACCTTCATGGGTTTATGATGAAACAATTGATTGTATTGATGAACGTTTTGTAGTTTTATTGAGAGTAATGCAAAAGATTCTTGTTCTGCTGAACAGCTCGTCTACCGAGTATTGAGCAAACAACAGTACAGTTAGAATTCGAAACCCCACTCAATGATTGTGATTTGAGCGTTTTGCCGCAGCTTATTCTACAACCTCAACTAATATTATGATGGGCTGCGATTTCTTTTTGACGTTCTTTACTCACAGTACTAGCTTAGGTCATACTATCAATGGGATCGGAGCCTACATCTGAATTTAAGCTGTTTGAAAGGCTCGTTCGaattcttggcatttttaCACTACACAAGTATTTATTAAGCAAATCATGAATAGAATGGAGAcgaaattttgaagtaGTTAACCATCTAGAAAGTTAGCATATTTTTTGTTGTAACACGGCTTATTGAGTCAGATATGACTTTTTAGATTATTCATTTACTATGCGATGCAAAGTAAGCTAACTGAAGACATTTTGGGCTCATCGAGATTCCGTAGTTGTCTTGAGCTCTATTCTGTAGAGCTTACTTTTATCCCGACAAATTTTCGATGATCTAAATTCATATTTATCTCAGAACAAGCAACATTTTCCTAGATAAGTTGAATTCCTTCGGTGCTCGTTCAGGTTGATAGGTTGTTGATTTAGTGTCTTTTATAAATGATTTGTATATAAGTCTCTAAGCTCGCAACTCTACACAGGTCCTGCAGGTGCTTCTGCACCAAGTTCTGCgtattgaaaaatgaatgGTTCGTAAGGCAAACCCTCACCGACAAAAAACTTGGACATCGACTCGACCCAGTGCAAACGCAAAGAATGCAGCATGGCAGAAGTACCTTCCATACCGACAAGCACGGCACAGGTCAATGCGAACCACATCGCAAATAGGAATACGGTTGCAAAGACACCGACAGCACCGGTGAAACCGAAAGCGATCTGAATGGTCATAGTCCACAGAACACTAGACAGTTGCGCATGAGCCAATGACAAAGCCCACAGACGTAGATAGGAGGCGGTATGCGACACACAGTTCAGACAGAATTCGATAGTGTGGATCACTTGATGAATCATAACATCGCTGAATTGTTCGTCATGAGCATGTTCTTCACCTTCCTCCTCATCGCTATCAGCAAGTTCGTCGTTACCTAGTAGTTGTTCAACTTCTAACTCGTCTTCGGTGGCAACAAGCTCGTGGTCTTTGTGAGTGAGCTTGAAATGCAAAGGTTTGATAATGAGCAAACATGGAATACATAGCAAAGCCACAAGTAGCAAGATCACTTGTACTTTTGCCTGGTGTGGATAAAGCTCATCGTCGATCTTACCTGGCGCCAAAAACATGTTAATCAGCATGTTCAATAGACCAGGAGCAGGTTTACCATCTTTGACCCAGTCCACGGCCCATTTGTAAACGATACAAACCGATAAGTAACCAAAGATACCCTGCATGAACAATAGACCTGGAATGAAGTTACCGACAATATCGATCcaggagttgaagaaaatgtggttagccaaagaaaagaagTACGAGTAAGTCATGTGGATGAATCCCATAAGCACGGAAAGCTTCATCTTGTAAGAGTTTGCAAAAAGAAGCGCATTATCAGTTCCGTGCCATGCCCAATCGAGACCAATTGGGTAAGTGCCCACTTGGTGCGCAGTGATCGCCTCACCAATTTCCCAGTGTTCAGGCCATTTCCAACCGGATTTAAACAAAGTCattgatttggaaaagataTCGTTGTATAGGAAACCTGTGTACATCGAAAATAGACCCATAAACAGCACAATGTACCTACCACCGTACAGCATATCGAAGATTTCACCTCTTTTCATTCTgtcaattttcttttcattcaaaacaAGGACAAGGGCAACCATAGCCATCAAAGTACCGTGACCCAAGTCACCAAACATGATGGCAAACATGAAGGGGAAAGTAACAATGGTGGGCAAACCAGGATTGATCTCTTGGTATTGAGCAATACCGTAACAGTCACAAATACTCTGGAAACCAGCTGTAAATTTGTTAGTTCTGTGGAACGTAGGTGGAGTCTTATTAGTTTCCAACACCTGAATGATCGATGGAACGTCGTTGCCCAGTTTGGCCGTCATTTGGCCCAGTTTATCCTGCAAAATAAGCAGTTGGTCTCTTGGGACCCAACCTTCTGCAATAAGGGTCTTTCTGTTCACATCAAAAttgaacttgttcaaagtcTCGTATACAGACTTTTCACGCGAGATGTCTTGGTACCAGGAGTCTAGTTCCTTGGCAATAGCATATAGTTCACTGTCCAAAGTGGTCGACGTTGTCTCCAAAACAGTGTTCAAATCACCTAGGCTTTGATTCGTCTGACTTAACTGTGCAGATCTAGCCTCTGCAGATGATTCGACGTCGTACAACGTAGCATCCAGCGATTCAGCTatcttttgaattctcTTTAGAATTAAGTCACCATGTGAGAATACGATAAATGcgtttttcaaaacttttccCTTGGTCTTGGCGTCATAAACTGGTTCTGCCAATTCAACGTGCCTAAAGTAAAGGTTACCTCTCAAAACCCTCCATAAGATTTGTTCCAAAATGCCAACTTTTTGTCTCGAAATGACACCGGTCACGTAGTTGACAGAAGAAGGCAACGCAGCTCCGACATTCatctcttcgtcatcgttATCTGGTGCAGCACCAACACCGGCTTGAATATCCTTAgagaaaaattgatcacCAGATTTTAACAAGAATCTGTACTGCTCCAAATCAGTCTTTTGCAACTCCAACTGCTCTGAAGCCTCTTCCATCTGCACCAAACGGTCCTCAAGGTACGAAGCATTCTGCACATGATCGTCAATCTTGCCGGTCCCTGGTGCTAGCTCAACAAGCCCATTCTCCTCAGGAAGCTCCACTTCTAGCAAATTTATCTTATGCTTGTTCAAAAGCTTGTAGAAGTAACGATATTGCCTCTCGACATTGTCTAATTTTCTAATATCATCGACAAAAGCTCTCTGAAAAGCACGAACTTTAGTGTTCATATCACGCAACTGCACTAAACCAAGCTGTCCCAGAGTATAAACAGTCTCTCTAGCTATTTCCTGAGGGATATACAGCTGGACAAGCGACATGTCCGCTGAGCGGAAGATCGCTTCCTGCTTTTCCTGCATTTATCAACTTTTATAGCAAATCAATAACCGTGATCTCAGAAGACTAGTTTCTTCGAGCTGAATGAAGCTTTTTAATCTGTTTTACTGTTGCTAAAGTGGTTATGTTTCTTATATCCCTTCAGTGATTTGCAGCCATTAACTATTTTTTGCACGTATAGTGCGACCCgcttcttcgaagatgaaattctAATTGAGTTTGAAATATTCAACGAACTAAAAGAGCCGGTCGTGTTGGTTGTACAGGCCTTGGGGACTCAATTGAATCGTTAGGAGTTCTTTTGGCTATTTGGTTTTTAGTGGTTTTTTTGCCagagctcaattggttTTTTTTGTGAAGTTATGTCCTTACCTTTCTTGACATCGGCACCCGGTAAAGTTATCATCTTTGGTGAACATTCAGCTGTCTATAGTGAGcctgctgttgctgctaGTGTCTCTTCTCTGAGAACTTATCTTTTAGTCTCAAAACATGAGGATTCCAACGCGGTAGAGCTGGACTTTCCCGACATCCAATTCAAGCACAAGTGGTCTCATGATGAGTTTCGTAGTATTTTGGAGAATCGGGAGGCTTTGGATGAGGCCCGTTCGAATACTAGAGAGCTATCGAGCAAATTGGTTGCAGCTTTAAAAGTTTTGCATTCggaattgaaggattccCTATCTTATCATGCGGCATTCTCCTTCTCATACTTGTACTTGTGCCTATGTCCAGAAGTTAGAGGTGTGAGATTTACTGTTAAGTCTACCTTACCAATTGGAGCTGGTTTGGGATCGAGTGCATCACTTTCGGTGGCTTTGGTGTTGGCGATGACCAGGTTGAATGGTGTGATCGACTCCAGCAATGAATTTTCGGTACAGGACAAGAAACTAATTAATGAGTGGTCGTTTGTGTGTGAGAAGTGTATACACGGTACACCATCTGGTATTGATAACGCAGTGGCAACATACGGTAATGCAGTATTGTTCAAGAGAGAGATGGACGGCGCTACCAACTTCGAGTTTGTCGAGGATTTTCCACAGGTGCCCATGCTATTGACCTACACCAAAATTCCACGTTCTACCAAGAACCTTGTCTCAAGCGTTAGGGATCTCGTTTCGAGGCAACCGAATATCGTCAAGCCCATTCTTGTAGCCATGGGACAACTAGCTATCAGAGGCGCGGAGATCCTGGATTCTCTGAATGACGAAAATCATAAAGAGTTGGTAGAGTTAGTTCGAGTAAACCATGGTTTGTTAGTGGCCCTTGGCGTTTCTCATCCAGGTTTGGAAATTGTCAGATCGTTAAGCGATACTTTGAGAATTGGTTCAACCAAGCTAACTGGAGCTGGTGGAGGTGGTTGTGCTCTCACAATGTTAACGAAGGATGCAAATGGATTAGCGATCGAAGAGTTCAGAGAGAAGTTGGAAACGGAACATGGGTATGAGTTGTACCAGACTCAACTTGGTGGAGTCGGGTGTAGTTTCTTGCCCAACGAGGTCATCGGCAACCAAGACCTTGAACGCATTTACAAGATATTTAACGGAGAGATGGACAAAAAGCATTTGGATGAATTTTTACTTCCTGGGAAATGCCCACTGCCTTGGATAGTTTAAATAGACTCTTGGTACTTAATTTGATAGaaatttgaacttcacATTTGTTGCATCTATAATTCTATAAGCTTTCATGGGAGTAGTTTACATACCTCTGTTGAAGTAAACCAATTCGATTGGTTTACCATCCCTGTCCTTTTTGTCCTTCAATTCAGATTCTAATTTGTTTAGGTGGATGGCTTGTCTTTGTGGGAAGAGTGCCAAGGCGAAGGGTAAAGCTGCGAAAGCCGTACAAGCGATGACACCGAGGCTTGCAGCTGTTTGAACCCCCAGAGACTTACCCTTTAAGAGGGATCTTTGTAATCTGACAAGGAGTAATGGTGGGATAACCATAACGGGTGTAGCGTTGATGACTCTACTGAGAGCGGTTTCACCAACGGCAATGACAGCGGCTTTCTTAGATTTGCCGACTTCTTCACCGTTAGAATCGAAAACGGAAATACCCTTCGTAATTTCGTTAcctctcatcaaaaacaCATTAACGATACCTGCACTCACAACGGCGGCAAATGGGACCAACCGACCCAAAATCAACTTTGTATGtggtttcaaattttttaatcTTGGAACCAATTTATTCAGACCAACTGCAACACCACACGATGCACTCACAGCGACAGCATAATTCGTTATCAGCTGCTTCGTAGACATTGGGTGTGATTTATTTGCATTAGCAGAGTTCACAGCGACgttcaaagattgattTGCCCATTGCCAGAAGAGTGTACCAGCGGTGCCCAAACCTGGCGTAAGCATACCTGCAGTGACAACCAAGTTTGATAGGACATTACATGACATACGGAACGGTAAAACCACGGTTTCACCGTTATCTGGATGCACCGTGGAATCCAACTGCTTCTTTGCGTGCCAAAATTCTGGGGTagtttccttcaattcaCCATGACGATAAGCACTCACGATCTCTCTTGCATGAGCCAGGTCTTTGGAGGTGGTCAACAACATGGTGGGGTCCACGATTTCCATGCAATGACGCACTCTTCCCCAGTAAGTGGAAAGATCATAACGCGATTCTGGTAATGGGATAGGACCTGATACTGACGAAgccatcttgaaagttttaaCTCTTGAAAAGGTCAATAGTGATGAATATTGGTGAATTATTACCAGGGCGGTAATTGAAATATGAGAGTCAtactgaaatttttcactcgGCAAAAGGAAAGACTCGAGAACCGTATACATCACGTGATGTCGGCGGTAATATCAATGGTATTCTCTAGCTTCGCAGTatacttcttcaaatcctctTTAGTACTCCGTTTTAATGCCTTATTGTTATATCGACTCGAGATCTTCATTAGATGTAACTTTAACAGTTTTTCCACTGTTCCCCGAAACTCTTAAACCGAATAATAGCTATAATGGATCCTCTCATCATTACCTTGAGCTGTAGTAAACTTTCAGCTACGGCAGTGGTCCATTTTCTCTAATTTCTTCCCTTAGACCTCATCCACTGTTAGGTAGCAAATCATCATACTCCAAAAGAATATTTTCTGCCTCACTGGAAACTCTGATCTATTCTCTAGAGAGCCATCCAACCACTGACCCATTTCCTGGAGCACACAAGTAGCTCGTAAGGAACTTAACCTCTTGAAGCATTATTACAGTGCTACTGGAGTTGTCGGCGGCAAATTTTAGCCCTAAATGCTTTCAAAGCCGGGTGATGGTCTAGCAAATTTAGACTATAAAAACTAAAAGCTTTTAACAACTTCTTAACTACTTTATCTCTCTTTCTAATCTCTCTTTACAGTTTTTAAGAAGGTGATACGAATGCCTTCTATTCACTGTGCCATCTTGTTAGTCGTAGATGATCAGAGGGGAAAAGAACGGCTAGAATAATGTAAATTTATAACTTATACTCATGAGCGTCCTCATACTGTCCGGGGTAATTTGTGGTAGTAAAATACCCTTCCCATGGCTCTGGTCGGTAACTGCGCAAGTGAGACAACTCAATTAGATAGCCATTAAACGTCTTTATTAGTAGTTTcttattgaaattttttcagatgTAGTGTatactgaaaaaattttgaaaaattaccatctcatctcatctcatctcatctcatcgagAGAATTAAGAGGTCATAACATAGTTCGCTAGGCTGTTCTAAGTAGTGGAAAAGTActgttgaagatgactGAGGATAAATCACAAGTTAGATTGAAGTTTTTCACCCGTGAGCAGGATGAATCATTGCATGTTCAGGATACGCCCATCTATGCTCCAATTTCACTAAAAAGATACGGTCTGTCTGAGATCGTTAACCATCTTTTGGAGTTGGAAACTGCTGTCCCATTTGACTTTTTGATCGATGGTGAGCTTTTGCGtacttctttgcaagattaTCTAACCAGGAAAGGTTTGTCTAGTGAAAGTTCATTGAACGTGGAATATACAAGAGCTGTGCTTCCGCCTTCTTATCTGGCAAGTTTCAATAACGAGGACTGGATAAGTTCTATCGACGTCGGTGACAAACACATTATAAATGGTTCTTATGATGGGATTGTGAGAACTTGGAATCTATCAGGTAAAGTTGATAAGCAATATAGTGGTCATTCAGGTCCTATCCGTGCAGTGAAATACATCTCAGACACAAGATTGGTTTCTGCAGGTAATGACCGTACGTTGCGTCTATGGAAGACTAAGCACGACCAAGTTGttcaggatgatgatgatgaggaaaatATTGAGGAAGGTAAGACTTTGGCTATTCTTGAAGGTCACAAGGCACCAGTGGTATCCGTTGATGTCTCGAATAACTCGAGAATTTTGTCTGGTTCATATGATAACTCTATTGGTTTCTGGTCTAcgatttacaaagaaatgaTTACAGTCGACCCCATGGAAGAACTCACAAATAGtaccaacaacaagatcTCTACCGCTgcaagaaagagaagaaagatgtCAATGAAGGATGGGTCCATCAGAAGACGTGGTCCTTTGTCGCTGTTACAGTCCCATACGGGACCAGTCGAACAAGCTAAGTTCGACCTGACTGACAACACTGTGGGTTACTCGGTCTCGCAGGATCACACAATAAAGACTTGGGATTTGGTGACAGCACGTTGTGTCGACACAAAGACTACCTCGTACTCGTTACTCTCAATGGTTCAATTGCCTAGTCTACATTTACTCGCGTGTGGTTCTAGTGCAAGACACATTACTCTACATGATCTACGTGTTGACTCTTCTGCAAAGATTACTCAACAACAACTAATTGGTCATAAGAACTTTGTTGTGTCCCTGGACACTTGCCCCGAGAATGAATACATGCTATGCTCGGCATCTCATGACGGTACGGTCAAAGTTTGGGACGTCAGAGCAACGTCTCCTATGTACACTATCACTAGAGAGGATCCATCGGTTCAAAAAGGTATCAACGATAAGGTTTTCGCCGTCAGATGGGCAAAGGATGTTGGCATTATCAGTGGAGGTCAAGAtaaaaagcttcaaataaaCAAAGGTGATAATATTTTTAAGAGCTAGTAATTTAATTAGATGTCTTATCGAAAACCGTGTGAAATTTAAGTAACCCGTAATAGCCCTGATATAAAGACTCAGTATTGGTTAAATATCCATTCAAGCCTTCTTTGTAATCTGTGGTGCGTGTCTCAACAAGATCTTTCCAGCCTCTTACCTTACGCAGTCTCTTGAGTTCATCGGCAGTGAATTGCACTAGAGGCCTTGTGCCGTATTTTAGAGGACCGACATTAATCCAATGTAGTGTTTTGCAGTGAGCGCTTAATTGCTCAGTTGCttccaaatattcaaatACGTTCTCAGCTGTGTCAATAAAAAAGGCAGTACAGACGATTATCTGGTCATAATGCTCGGTGTTGGTCGTGTACTGGCGAAAATCTCCCCAATATGAGGCCAAATTGGCCGGTCTCTTAATCTTGCTCAAAGGTACTTCGAAACTTCGGATTTGGCTCTGTGTATCGAGGCTACCAGAATAATGCTGCGCGAATGGTCTGATTCTGACATCCTGTCCATGGCCCAACgcaaattcattgaataTATACATCAAAGAAGACCATTCGACGGAGTCGACTTGGCAATGTGGGAAGCTTTTAGCTATGAAGAAAGGCAATTGGCCGACTCCAGCTCCAGGTACAACGACCAAAGTTTTGCTTTCATTCGATATATTGACCCTCTCCGTAATTCTTTCATGAACAAAATCGTTGATGGGTTGCCTTTCGCATTCGAAATTAGCGCTCCAGTCTCTGCATAAATGACCAATAGCCTCATTCACACTGCCTTGATTGGACTTAGAATTTGAGAGGATTACAGCAT contains these protein-coding regions:
- the VPH1 gene encoding H(+)-transporting V0 sector ATPase subunit a (similar to Saccharomyces cerevisiae VPH1 (YOR270C); ancestral locus Anc_8.718) translates to MQEKQEAIFRSADMSLVQLYIPQEIARETVYTLGQLGLVQLRDMNTKVRAFQRAFVDDIRKLDNVERQYRYFYKLLNKHKINLLEVELPEENGLVELAPGTGKIDDHVQNASYLEDRLVQMEEASEQLELQKTDLEQYRFLLKSGDQFFSKDIQAGVGAAPDNDDEEMNVGAALPSSVNYVTGVISRQKVGILEQILWRVLRGNLYFRHVELAEPVYDAKTKGKVLKNAFIVFSHGDLILKRIQKIAESLDATLYDVESSAEARSAQLSQTNQSLGDLNTVLETTSTTLDSELYAIAKELDSWYQDISREKSVYETLNKFNFDVNRKTLIAEGWVPRDQLLILQDKLGQMTAKLGNDVPSIIQVLETNKTPPTFHRTNKFTAGFQSICDCYGIAQYQEINPGLPTIVTFPFMFAIMFGDLGHGTLMAMVALVLVLNEKKIDRMKRGEIFDMLYGGRYIVLFMGLFSMYTGFLYNDIFSKSMTLFKSGWKWPEHWEIGEAITAHQVGTYPIGLDWAWHGTDNALLFANSYKMKLSVLMGFIHMTYSYFFSLANHIFFNSWIDIVGNFIPGLLFMQGIFGYLSVCIVYKWAVDWVKDGKPAPGLLNMLINMFLAPGKIDDELYPHQAKVQVILLLVALLCIPCLLIIKPLHFKLTHKDHELVATEDELEVEQLLGNDELADSDEEEGEEHAHDEQFSDVMIHQVIHTIEFCLNCVSHTASYLRLWALSLAHAQLSSVLWTMTIQIAFGFTGAVGVFATVFLFAMWFALTCAVLVGMEGTSAMLHSLRLHWVESMSKFFVGEGLPYEPFIFQYAELGAEAPAGPV
- the ERG12 gene encoding mevalonate kinase (similar to Saccharomyces cerevisiae ERG12 (YMR208W); ancestral locus Anc_8.719), which encodes MSLPFLTSAPGKVIIFGEHSAVYSEPAVAASVSSLRTYLLVSKHEDSNAVELDFPDIQFKHKWSHDEFRSILENREALDEARSNTRELSSKLVAALKVLHSELKDSLSYHAAFSFSYLYLCLCPEVRGVRFTVKSTLPIGAGLGSSASLSVALVLAMTRLNGVIDSSNEFSVQDKKLINEWSFVCEKCIHGTPSGIDNAVATYGNAVLFKREMDGATNFEFVEDFPQVPMLLTYTKIPRSTKNLVSSVRDLVSRQPNIVKPILVAMGQLAIRGAEILDSLNDENHKELVELVRVNHGLLVALGVSHPGLEIVRSLSDTLRIGSTKLTGAGGGGCALTMLTKDANGLAIEEFREKLETEHGYELYQTQLGGVGCSFLPNEVIGNQDLERIYKIFNGEMDKKHLDEFLLPGKCPLPWIV
- the FSF1 gene encoding Fsf1p (similar to Saccharomyces cerevisiae YOR271C; ancestral locus Anc_8.720) is translated as MYTVLESFLLPSEKFQYDSHISITALVIIHQYSSLLTFSRVKTFKMASSVSGPIPLPESRYDLSTYWGRVRHCMEIVDPTMLLTTSKDLAHAREIVSAYRHGELKETTPEFWHAKKQLDSTVHPDNGETVVLPFRMSCNVLSNLVVTAGMLTPGLGTAGTLFWQWANQSLNVAVNSANANKSHPMSTKQLITNYAVAVSASCGVAVGLNKLVPRLKNLKPHTKLILGRLVPFAAVVSAGIVNVFLMRGNEITKGISVFDSNGEEVGKSKKAAVIAVGETALSRVINATPVMVIPPLLLVRLQRSLLKGKSLGVQTAASLGVIACTAFAALPFALALFPQRQAIHLNKLESELKDKKDRDGKPIELVYFNRGM
- the YTM1 gene encoding Ytm1p (similar to Saccharomyces cerevisiae YTM1 (YOR272W); ancestral locus Anc_8.721) is translated as MTEDKSQVRLKFFTREQDESLHVQDTPIYAPISLKRYGLSEIVNHLLELETAVPFDFLIDGELLRTSLQDYLTRKGLSSESSLNVEYTRAVLPPSYLASFNNEDWISSIDVGDKHIINGSYDGIVRTWNLSGKVDKQYSGHSGPIRAVKYISDTRLVSAGNDRTLRLWKTKHDQVVQDDDDEENIEEGKTLAILEGHKAPVVSVDVSNNSRILSGSYDNSIGFWSTIYKEMITVDPMEELTNSTNNKISTAARKRRKMSMKDGSIRRRGPLSLLQSHTGPVEQAKFDLTDNTVGYSVSQDHTIKTWDLVTARCVDTKTTSYSLLSMVQLPSLHLLACGSSARHITLHDLRVDSSAKITQQQLIGHKNFVVSLDTCPENEYMLCSASHDGTVKVWDVRATSPMYTITREDPSVQKGINDKVFAVRWAKDVGIISGGQDKKLQINKGDNIFKS
- the TDEL0A06660 gene encoding uncharacterized protein (similar to Saccharomyces cerevisiae YMR209C; ancestral locus Anc_8.722), with product MASSIPTIVFTCLAVLMSILRKYKPFRDWASSLLETSLSDYFLPSKQAIVATPEFKVGKPSNRFKGTKGITLYELTQSLTQLREYFARAQRQNGVIFNRANELNEESLEQLREISYFTKIQKVNKSIEENNKVLEAVIKHVLDKLVKCNIADSEDETLPDQLKTICADIGYHLNENNELSFTGDAVILSNSKSNQGSVNEAIGHLCRDWSANFECERQPINDFVHERITERVNISNESKTLVVVPGAGVGQLPFFIAKSFPHCQVDSVEWSSLMYIFNEFALGHGQDVRIRPFAQHYSGSLDTQSQIRSFEVPLSKIKRPANLASYWGDFRQYTTNTEHYDQIIVCTAFFIDTAENVFEYLEATEQLSAHCKTLHWINVGPLKYGTRPLVQFTADELKRLRKVRGWKDLVETRTTDYKEGLNGYLTNTESLYQGYYGLLKFHTVFDKTSN